A genomic segment from Anaeromyxobacter sp. encodes:
- a CDS encoding ABC transporter ATP-binding protein, translating into MPLPPIDELRLEGITKRFPGILACDRISLEVRRGQALALVGENGAGKSTLMNILAGLYQPDEGRILIDGRPVHFRTPADACALGVGMVHQNFMLVPTMTVAENVALGLEVLQGGFRLDLDEARRRVRQVSEHHQLPVEADAPVWQLSVGEQQRVELVKALCLGARLLILDEPTSALTPQETDDLLERLARMVAELPIIFISHKLHEVKALSHRVTILRHGQVAFHGDTDDHSTSELAALMTGREVVLPRNQGGGTAGPVVLAARGLSVRGDRGHLALDGLDLEVRAGEIVGLAGVSGNGQRELADVLAGLRPVERGTIELAGQDVTGRSPRAIIDGGLSYIPEDRHHEGIVPAFSVKENLVLKDVASPPFSRAGLLRLSEIDRNAAALTARFDVRCASTAVAAGSLSGGNIQKVILARELARGPRALVAVYPTRGVDMGAEEFIHTQLLALRGAGVGILLISEELEEIMNLSDRIAVICEGRILGVVPAAEATRERLGLLMAGVAA; encoded by the coding sequence GTGCCGCTCCCGCCCATCGACGAGCTCCGGCTCGAGGGGATCACCAAGCGCTTCCCCGGCATCCTGGCCTGCGACCGGATCTCGCTCGAGGTCCGGCGCGGGCAGGCGCTCGCCCTGGTGGGCGAGAACGGCGCGGGCAAGTCGACCCTGATGAACATCCTGGCCGGGCTCTACCAGCCCGACGAGGGGCGCATCCTCATCGACGGCCGGCCGGTCCACTTCCGGACCCCGGCCGACGCCTGCGCGCTGGGCGTGGGCATGGTGCACCAGAACTTCATGCTGGTGCCCACCATGACGGTGGCCGAGAACGTGGCGCTGGGGCTGGAGGTGCTGCAGGGCGGCTTCCGGCTCGACCTCGACGAGGCCCGCCGCCGGGTCCGCCAGGTCTCGGAGCACCACCAGCTCCCGGTGGAGGCCGACGCGCCGGTCTGGCAGCTCTCGGTGGGCGAGCAGCAGCGGGTCGAGCTGGTCAAGGCCCTCTGCCTGGGGGCGCGCCTGCTCATCCTCGACGAGCCCACCTCGGCGCTGACGCCGCAGGAGACCGACGACCTGCTGGAGCGCCTGGCCCGCATGGTGGCCGAGCTGCCCATCATCTTCATCAGCCACAAGCTGCACGAGGTGAAGGCGCTGTCGCACCGGGTCACCATCCTGCGCCACGGCCAGGTGGCCTTCCACGGCGACACCGACGACCACTCCACCTCCGAGCTGGCCGCGCTCATGACCGGCCGCGAGGTGGTGCTGCCGCGCAACCAGGGCGGGGGGACGGCCGGCCCGGTGGTGCTGGCGGCGCGGGGGCTCTCGGTGCGCGGCGATCGCGGCCACCTGGCGCTGGACGGCCTGGACCTGGAGGTGCGGGCCGGCGAGATCGTGGGGCTGGCCGGGGTCTCCGGCAACGGGCAGCGCGAGCTGGCCGACGTCCTGGCGGGGCTGCGCCCGGTGGAGCGGGGCACCATCGAGCTGGCCGGCCAGGACGTGACCGGCCGGTCGCCGCGGGCCATCATCGACGGCGGCCTCAGCTACATCCCGGAGGACCGGCACCACGAGGGGATCGTGCCGGCCTTCTCGGTGAAGGAGAACCTGGTCCTGAAGGACGTGGCGTCGCCGCCCTTCAGCCGCGCCGGGCTGCTGCGGCTCTCGGAGATCGACCGCAACGCCGCCGCCCTGACCGCGCGCTTCGACGTGCGCTGCGCCTCCACCGCGGTGGCGGCCGGCTCGCTCTCCGGCGGCAACATCCAGAAGGTCATCCTGGCGCGCGAGCTGGCCCGCGGCCCCAGGGCGCTGGTGGCGGTCTACCCCACCCGCGGCGTGGACATGGGCGCCGAGGAGTTCATCCACACCCAGCTCCTGGCGCTGCGGGGGGCCGGGGTGGGGATCCTGCTGATCTCCGAGGAGCTCGAGGAGATCATGAACCTGTCGGACCGGATCGCGGTGATCTGCGAGGGGCGGATCCTGGGGGTGGTGCCGGCCGCCGAGGCCACCCGCGAGCGGCTCGGCCTGCTCATGGCCGGGGTGGCGGCGTGA